In Carya illinoinensis cultivar Pawnee chromosome 6, C.illinoinensisPawnee_v1, whole genome shotgun sequence, a single genomic region encodes these proteins:
- the LOC122312432 gene encoding dehydration-responsive element-binding protein 2C-like isoform X2 — protein sequence MAYFSLNSSRKRKSRSEQGGLSVAETLAKWKEKNAQLDSRNDKSIRKAPAIGSKKGCMKGKGGPENSVCNYRGVRQRTWGKWVAEIRQPNKGQRLWLGTFSSAVEAACAYDEAARTMYGSCARLNFPDCSSATTSPGVCSVATQSGLDSTITGNSEVPVVEDIDVKPVSSNLHGEVESRISTRHAAVTAIPNRTTLAKANDELCDTQKESTGITSCCGDDGLNYSMKPEGKDEHRGTKQEAYCYGDPGQDYSMDEMCDLDELLGLLDNSPAFINIEAILGLDCDAGQLGFPTATCESSQSAKLADLSYQL from the coding sequence ATGGCTTATTTCTCGTTGAATTCTTCCAGGAAGAGGAAGTCGCGGAGTGAACAAGGAGGTTTGTCCGTGGCTGAGACACTTGCCAAGTGGAAAGAGAAGAACGCCCAGCTTGACTCCCGCAATGATAAATCCATTCGTAAAGCTCCTGCCATTGGGTCAAAGAAGGGATGCATGAAAGGAAAGGGAGGGCCAGAGAACTCAGTATGTAATTACAGAGGTGTTAGGCAGAGGACATGGGGTAAGTGGGTTGCAGAAATTCGGCAGCCAAACAAGGGACAAAGGCTTTGGCTTGGTACTTTTTCAAGTGCGGTTGAAGCTGCATGCGCTTATGATGAAGCTGCAAGGACAATGTACGGTTCTTGTGCCCGCCTCAATTTTCCTGATTGTTCTTCAGCCACCACTTCACCTGGCGTTTGTTCGGTAGCAACTCAGTCAGGACTTGATTCTACAATTACAGGAAATTCTGAGGTCCCTGTAGTCGAGGATATAGATGTGAAGCCTGTTTCCTCCAATTTGCATGGGGAAGTTGAATCGAGAATTTCTACTCGGCATGCTGCAGTAACTGCCATTCCAAATAGAACTACACTGGCGAAAGCAAATGATGAGCTCTGTGACACCCAAAAGGAATCTACTGGCATTACAAGCTGTTGTGGTGATGACGGACTGAATTACTCTATGAAACCAGAAGGAAAGGATGAGCACCGTGGCACCAAACAGGAAGCTTACTGTTATGGGGATCCTGGGCAGGATTATTCTATGGATGAGATGTGTGATTTGGATGAACTTTTGGGGCTCTTAGACAATAGTCCAGCTTTCATCAACATTGAAGCGATACTGGGTTTGGATTGTGATGCTGGCCAACTAGGGTTCCCAACAGCAACCTGCGAAAGCAGTCAAAGTGCGAAGCTGGCAGATCTGTCATACCAGTTGTAG
- the LOC122312432 gene encoding dehydration-responsive element-binding protein 2C-like isoform X1 produces the protein MGMSSETTITRKRKSRSEQGGLSVAETLAKWKEKNAQLDSRNDKSIRKAPAIGSKKGCMKGKGGPENSVCNYRGVRQRTWGKWVAEIRQPNKGQRLWLGTFSSAVEAACAYDEAARTMYGSCARLNFPDCSSATTSPGVCSVATQSGLDSTITGNSEVPVVEDIDVKPVSSNLHGEVESRISTRHAAVTAIPNRTTLAKANDELCDTQKESTGITSCCGDDGLNYSMKPEGKDEHRGTKQEAYCYGDPGQDYSMDEMCDLDELLGLLDNSPAFINIEAILGLDCDAGQLGFPTATCESSQSAKLADLSYQL, from the exons ATGGGCATGTCTTCGGAGACTACTATTACGAG GAAGAGGAAGTCGCGGAGTGAACAAGGAGGTTTGTCCGTGGCTGAGACACTTGCCAAGTGGAAAGAGAAGAACGCCCAGCTTGACTCCCGCAATGATAAATCCATTCGTAAAGCTCCTGCCATTGGGTCAAAGAAGGGATGCATGAAAGGAAAGGGAGGGCCAGAGAACTCAGTATGTAATTACAGAGGTGTTAGGCAGAGGACATGGGGTAAGTGGGTTGCAGAAATTCGGCAGCCAAACAAGGGACAAAGGCTTTGGCTTGGTACTTTTTCAAGTGCGGTTGAAGCTGCATGCGCTTATGATGAAGCTGCAAGGACAATGTACGGTTCTTGTGCCCGCCTCAATTTTCCTGATTGTTCTTCAGCCACCACTTCACCTGGCGTTTGTTCGGTAGCAACTCAGTCAGGACTTGATTCTACAATTACAGGAAATTCTGAGGTCCCTGTAGTCGAGGATATAGATGTGAAGCCTGTTTCCTCCAATTTGCATGGGGAAGTTGAATCGAGAATTTCTACTCGGCATGCTGCAGTAACTGCCATTCCAAATAGAACTACACTGGCGAAAGCAAATGATGAGCTCTGTGACACCCAAAAGGAATCTACTGGCATTACAAGCTGTTGTGGTGATGACGGACTGAATTACTCTATGAAACCAGAAGGAAAGGATGAGCACCGTGGCACCAAACAGGAAGCTTACTGTTATGGGGATCCTGGGCAGGATTATTCTATGGATGAGATGTGTGATTTGGATGAACTTTTGGGGCTCTTAGACAATAGTCCAGCTTTCATCAACATTGAAGCGATACTGGGTTTGGATTGTGATGCTGGCCAACTAGGGTTCCCAACAGCAACCTGCGAAAGCAGTCAAAGTGCGAAGCTGGCAGATCTGTCATACCAGTTGTAG
- the LOC122313321 gene encoding methylmalonate-semialdehyde dehydrogenase [acylating], mitochondrial produces the protein MFQLSIRRVRSSNLKALKSQIFALSNHHFSTATEPSAKHSQPPRVPNLIGGAFVDSKSPASIDVINPATQEVVSQVPLTTNEEFKAAVSAAKHAFPSWRNTPVTTRQRIMFKLQELIQRDMDKLALNVTTEQGKTLKDAHGDVFRGLEVVEHACGMGTLQMGEYVSNVSNGIDTYSIREPLGVCAGICPFNFPAMIPLWMFPVAVTCGNTFVLKPSEKDPGASVMLAELAMEAGLPKGVLNIVHGTNDIVNAICDDDDIRAVSFVGSNTAGMHIYARASAKGKRVQSNMGAKNHAIVMPDANVDATLNAIVAAGFGAAGQRCMALSTVVFVGGLKSWENKLMECAKALKVNAGTEPEVDLGPVISKQAKERIHRLIQSGVENGARLLLDGRNIVVPGYEHGNFIGPTILTDVTANMECYNEEIFGPVLLCMEADSFEEAIKIVNRNKYGNGASIFTTSGVAARKFQTEIEAGQVGINVPIPVPLPFFSFTGSKASFAGDLNFYGKAGVNFYTQIKTVTQQWKDLPGGSGVNLAMPTSQKS, from the exons ATGTTTCAGCTTTCGATCCGACGAG TGAGGAGTTCGAACTTGAAGGCCTTGAAGTCTCAGATCTTCGCTTTGAGTAACCATCATTTCTCTACGGCCACCGAGCCCTCCGCCAAGCATTCTCAGCCTCCG AGGGTTCCAAATCTTATTGGCGGTGCTTTTGTTGATTCAAAGTCACCAGCTTCCATCGATGTCATAAACCCT GCAACACAAGAAGTTGTTTCCCAAGTTCCACTGACCACAAATGAAGAGTTCAAAGCTGCAGTATCTGCGGCAAAGCATGCGTTTCCATCATGGCGTAACACCCCAGTCACTACCCGCCAACGTATCATGTTCAAGCTTCAAGAGCTTATTCAAAGAGACATG GATAAGCTTGCATTGAATGTTACAACTGAGCAAGGAAAGACATTAAAGGATGCTCATGGAGATGTGTTCCGTGGGCTAG AGGTGGTTGAACATGCTTGTGGAATGGGAACTCTGCAAATGGGGGAATATGTTTCGAATGTATCAAATGGAATTGATACTTACAGCATTAGAGAGCCACTTGGTGTATGTGCTGGGATTTGTCCCTTCAACTTTCCAGCAATGATTCCCTTATGG ATGTTCCCAGTTGCAGTTACATGTGGGAATACCTTTGTACTAAAGCCATCTGAAAAAGATCCAG gGGCTTCTGTAATGCTCGCAGAGTTGGCAATGGAAGCTGGTTTGCCTAAGGGTGTCTTAAATATTGTTCATGGCACCaat GATATTGTTAATGCTATTTGTGATGACGACGACATCAGAGCTGTATCATTTGTTGGCTCTAATACT GCTGGAATGCACATATATGCAAGAGCATCGGCTAAAGGGAAGCGTGTTCAG TCTAACATGGGGGCAAAAAATCATGCAATTGTTATGCCTGATGCAAATGTGGATGCTACTCTAAATGCTATAGTTGCTGCTGGTTTTGGTGCTGCTGGACAAAGGTGCATGGCACTCAGCACTGTTGTTTTTGTTGGAGGCTTAAAGTCATG GGAGAATAAACTAATGGAATGTGCCAAAGCTCTTAAAGTAAATGCTGGAACAGAGCCTGAAGTAGATCTTGGTCCTGTAATTAGCAAACAG GCTAAGGAACGAATACACAGATTAATTCAAAGTGGTGTTGAAAATGGTGCCAGGCTGCTCCTTGATGGGAGAAATATAGTG GTCCCTGGATATGAACATGGGAATTTTATTGGTCCCACCATCTTAACAGATGTCACAGCCAACATGGAGTGCTACAAT GAGGAAATTTTTGGCCCAGTTCTTCTTTGCATGGAG GCTGACAGCTTTGAAGAGGCCATAAAGATTGTTAATAGAAACAA ATATGGTAACGGGGCTTCTATATTCACTACATCTGGTGTAGCTGCAAGGAAATTTCAGACTGAAATTGAAGCTGGCCAA GTTGGCATCAATGTTCCTATCCCAGTTCCTTTGCCCTTCTTCTCATTCACCGGCTCCAAGGCATCTTTTGCAGGCGATCTAAACTTCTATG GCAAGGCTGGAGTTAATTTCTACACTCAAATCAAAACAGTCACTCAGCAATGGAAGGATTTACCAGGTGGCAGTGGAGTGAACCTGGCAATGCCGACTTCTCAGAAGTCATAG
- the LOC122313322 gene encoding protein FLOURY 1-like, with product MDCASCMKFLTQGGGFGCGFLVFECFSQVVHFLGLFFMFGLGLKVLQLGCHGKGLVQFLCEYRGKSSGLKNGFCLKNSVANLCDSKAMPCECDSLKFLENSESLIRDDLLVSREVLDSDDDVKAKDVLEEDDEEKDSYAEDEEFDVMALRKLVKIERQRADAAYAELEKERMAAASAAEETMTMILRLQSEKSSTEMQANQYRRLAEQKQQYDLEVMQSLQWIVMQHESCRSLLEDQLRLCRQKLKLHTKGDELDGLEGIDASMIFLNSPAEDGLDDGLIGSLDMDSP from the coding sequence ATGGACTGCGCTTCATGTATGAAGTTTCTGACACAGGGTGGAGGCTTTGGATGTGGATTTTTGGTTTTTGAGTGTTTCTCACAGGTTGTCCATTTTTTGGGGTTGTTTTTTATGTTCGGTTTGGGTTTAAAGGTTTTGCAACTTGGTTGTCATGGAAAGGGTCTGGTGCAATTTTTGTGTGAATATAGAGGGAAATCGAGTGGTCTAAAAAATgggttttgtttgaaaaatagtgTTGCTAACTTATGTGATTCAAAGGCCATGCCTTGCGAGTGTGACTcgttgaaattcttggagaatTCGGAGTCACTCATTAGGGATGATTTGCTCGTAAGCAGAGAGGTATTGGATTCAGACGACGATGTTAAAGCAAAGGATGTTTTGGAAGAGGATGATGAGGAAAAAGATTCTTATGCTGAGGATGAAGAATTTGATGTAATGGCATTAAGAAAATTGGTGAAGATAGAAAGACAGCGAGCAGATGCTGCTTATGcagagcttgagaaggaaagaaTGGCTGCTGCATCGGCAGCTGAGGAGACAATGACCATGATTTTGCGCCTTCAAAGTGAGAAGAGCTCCACAGAGATGCAAGCCAATCAATACCGCAGGTTGGCCGAGCAGAAGCAGCAATATGACCTCGAAGTAATGCAATCCTTGCAATGGATTGTTATGCAACACGAGTCCTGTAGGAGTCTGTTGGAAGATCAATTGAGATTGTGCAGGCAAAAGCTGAAGCTTCATACAAAGGGAGATGAATTGGATGGACTTGAAGGGATTGATGCAAGTATGATTTTTCTGAATTCCCCTGCAGAAGATGGTCTTGATGATGGGCTAATTGGCTCTCTTGACATGGATTCTCCTTGA
- the LOC122312435 gene encoding L-type lectin-domain containing receptor kinase IX.1-like isoform X1 has protein sequence MFFLFHTTNLLPYLMIITIFIFLAIPCAAQLSFNYTDFSKTDNRSTLNVSGNATFLGLVIQLTPNAVDNWGRATYSQPMHLWDKESGKLADFNTSFSFIIYSEGRDSYSDGLTFFLASPDLPPPSPTDGVGIGLASREQVRDPNFLAAYKFVAVEFDTYRNRRWDPVEPVREHVGINVNNLTSQNSTPWYSVIKENRTYSASISYRSSTQNLSVTFTGFNGVNGTVPVQQHLSSIVAFEDQLPEWVEFGFSSSTGFSTELHVLCSWSFESTPPFFIRKSAEPNKNGDDGKKKLVVGLSVGAFVLIGCVGLVWLINRKKRDRGEEENLGFEFSMDDEFEQGTGPKKFSYKELVGATNDFAEENKLGEGGFGGVYKGFLRDLNSYVAVKRVSRGSKQGIKEYASEVKIISRLRHRNLVQLIGWCHEQKDLLLIYEYMSNGSLDSHLFKRKSLLTWATRYNVSRGLASALLYLHEEWEQCVLHRDIKASNIMLDSSFNAKLGDFGLARLVEHAKGAQTTKLAGTMGYMAPECFISGRASKESDIYSFGIVALEIACGRKQIETKATEEAIMLVEWVWELYGKGKLLDASDPRLHGDFDRQEMERLMIVGLWCAHPDHALRPSIRKAIHVLDFEASLPILAPKMPVPTYLDPPVGPSSASSATASDQVQLSESTSHSIHTGSSQFNTSSTASSSATILLYSHSDN, from the coding sequence atgtttttcctttttcacaCAACAAACCTCCTTCCGTACTTGATgatcataaccattttcatCTTCCTCGCAATCCCCTGTGCAGCTCAGTTATCATTCAACTACACCGATTTCAGTAAAACTGACAATAGATCAACTTTAAATGTTTCAGGAAACGCTACTTTCTTGGGTTTAGTCATTCAGCTCACGCCAAATGCAGTGGATAACTGGGGTCGAGCCACGTATTCACAACCGATGCATCTTTGGGATAAAGAGTCAGGAAAACTCGCCGACTTCAACACCAGCTTCTCTTTTATCATCTATTCGGAAGGCAGAGACAGCTATTCAGATGGGCTCACTTTCTTCCTCGCAAGCCCCGATCTTCCTCCACCTTCTCCAACAGATGGCGTTGGCATTGGCCTTGCGAGCCGTGAACAAGTGAGAGACCCGAATTTCTTGGCTGCATATAAATTCGTTGCAGTGGAGTTTGATACTTATCGGAATAGAAGATGGGATCCGGTTGAGCCCGTTCGTGAACATGTTGGTATCAATGTCAACAATCTAACATCCCAGAACTCAACACCATGGTATAGTGTCATTAAAGAGAACAGAACATATAGTGCTAGTATTAGCTATCGTTCTAGCACGCAGAATTTGAGTGTCACCTTCACTGGATTCAACGGTGTCAATGGCACCGTGCCAGTTCAACAGCACCTTTCATCTATAGTTGCTTTTGAAGATCAGTTACCAGAATGGGTTGAATTTGGCTTCTCTTCCTCAACAGGATTTTCGACCGAGTTGCATGTTCTTTGTTCGTGGTCCTTCGAATCGACGCCACCTTTTTTCATTCGGAAATCTGCAGAACCTAACAAGAATGGAGACGACGGCAAGAAAAAATTGGTGGTGGGGCTGAGCGTCGGTGCATTTGTTTTAATTGGTTGTGTAGGATTGGTTTGGCTTATAAATAGGAAGAAGCGAGATAGAGGGGAAGAAGAGAATTTAGGCTTTGAGTTTTCCATGGACGACGAATTTGAACAAGGTACTGGGCCAAAGAAGTTTTCCTACAAAGAACTTGTTGGTGCCACTAATGATTTTGCAGAGGAAAATAAGCTTGGAGAAGGAGGGTTCGGTGGGGTTTATAAAGGATTTTTAAGAGACTTGAATTCCTATGTTGCTGTGAAAAGGGTGTCACGGGGATCCAAACAGGGGATAAAGGAATATGCGTCCGAGGTGAAGATCATTAGTCGACTGAGACATAGGAATTTGGTGCAACTAATTGGTTGGTGCCATGAGCAGAAAGATCTCCTACTCATTTACGAATATATGTCAAATGGTAGCTTAGATTCGCATCTTTTCAAACGCAAGAGCTTGTTAACATGGGCAACGCGGTACAACGTTTCTCGAGGCTTGGCGTCTGCATTGCTGTACTTGCACGAAGAATGGGAACAATGCGTTTTGCACAGGGACATTAAGGCAAGCAACATCATGTTAGATTCAAGTTTCAATGCGAAGCTCGGAGATTTCGGCTTAGCTAGGCTGGTGGAGCATGCAAAAGGAGCACAAACCACGAAATTGGCCGGGACCATGGGCTATATGGCACCAGAATGTTTTATCTCGGGCAGGGCTAGCAAGGAGTCTGATATATACAGTTTTGGGATTGTGGCTCTGGAGATAGCCTGTGGACGAAAACAAATTGAAACCAAAGCCACAGAAGAAGCAATTATGTTGGTAGAGTGGGTTTGGGAGCTTTATGGAAAGGGAAAGCTTCTTGATGCATCCGACCCCAGATTACATGGAGATTTTGATCGGCAGGAAATGGAACGTTTGATGATTGTTGGGCTTTGGTGTGCTCATCCAGATCACGCTCTCAGACCTTCAATTAGGAAAGCCATTCATGTGCTTGATTTTGAAGCTTCACTTCCCATTCTGGCACCTAAGATGCCAGTGCCAACCTATCTTGATCCTCCAGTTGGGCCATCATCTGCATCTTCTGCTACCGCTTCTGACCAAGTCCAGCTCTCTGAGTCTACGAGCCATAGTATTCACACAGGGTCCTCACAATTCAATACATCTTCTACAGCATCATCTTCAGCAACCATACTTTTATACTCGCACTCTGACAATTAA
- the LOC122313037 gene encoding L-type lectin-domain containing receptor kinase IX.1-like, translated as MIIKKLLSTATMLFLFHTTNLLPYLIIITIFIFLAIPCAAQLSFNYTDFSKTDNRSTLNVSGNATFLGLVIQLTPDAVDNWGRATYSQPMHLWDKESGKHADFNTSFSFIIYAEGRDSYSDGLTFFLASTDLPPPSPTDGAGIGLASREQVEDPNFLAAYKFVAVEFDTRRNRGWDPVEPVLEHVGINVNNLTSQNSTPWYSVIKENRTYSASISYRSSTQNLSVTFTGFNNVNGTVPVQQHLSSIVGLEDQLPEWVQFGFSSSTGLVSELHVLCSWSFESTPPFFIRKSAEPNKNRDGSKKKLVVGLSVGAFVLIGCVGLVWLINRKNRARGGEEDLGFEFSMDDEFELGTGPRKFSNKELVRATNDFAKENKLGEGGFGGVYKGFLRDLNSYVAVKRVSRGSKQGIKEYASELKIISRLRHRNLVQLIGWCHEKKDLLLIYEFMSNGSLDSHLFKRKSLLTWATRYNISRGLASALLYLHEEWEQCVLHRDIKASNIMLDSSFNAKLGDFGLARLVEHAKGAQTTAVAGTMGYMAPECFISGRASKESDIYSFGIVALEIACGRKLIETKSTEEAIMLVEWVWGLYGKGKLLDSADPRLCGDFDRQEMERLMIVGLWCAHPDHTLRPSIRKAIQVLDFEASLPILAPKMPVPTYLDPPVGPSSASSATASDQVLLSESTSHSIYRVSSQFNTSSAASSSSAILLYSHSDN; from the coding sequence ATGATCATCAAGAAGCTTCTCTCGACCGCAACCATGCTTTTCCTTTTCCACACAACAAACCTCCTTCCATACTTGATTATCATAACCATTTTCATCTTCCTCGCAATCCCCTGTGCAGCTCAGTTATCATTCAACTACACCGATTTCAGTAAAACTGACAATAGATCAACTTTAAATGTTTCAGGAAACGCTACTTTCTTAGGTTTAGTCATTCAGCTCACGCCAGATGCAGTGGATAACTGGGGTCGAGCCACGTATTCACAACCGATGCATCTTTGGGATAAAGAGTCAGGAAAACACGCCGACTTCAACACCAGCTTCTCCTTTATTATCTATGCGGAAGGCAGAGACAGCTATTCAGATGGGCTCACTTTCTTCCTCGCAAGCACCGATCTTCCTCCACCTTCTCCAACAGATGGCGCTGGCATTGGCCTTGCGAGCCGTGAACAAGTGGAAGACCCGAATTTCTTGGCTGCATATAAATTCGTTGCAGTGGAGTTTGATACTCGTCGAAATAGAGGATGGGACCCGGTTGAGCCTGTTCTTGAACATGTTGGTATCAATGTCAACAATCTAACTTCTCAGAACTCTACGCCATGGTATAGTGTCATTAAAGAGAATAGAACATATAGTGCTAGTATTAGCTATCGTTCTAGTACGCAGAATTTGAGTGTCACCTTCACTGGATTCAACAATGTCAATGGCACCGTGCCAGTTCAACAGCACCTTTCTTCTATAGTTGGTTTGGAAGATCAGTTACCAGAATGGGTTCAATTTGGCTTCTCTTCCTCAACAGGATTAGTTTCCGAGTTGCATGTTCTTTGTTCGTGGTCCTTCGAATCGACGCCACCATTTTTCATTCGGAAATCAGCAGAACCTAACAAGAATCGAGACGGCAGCAAGAAAAAATTGGTGGTGGGGCTGAGCGTCGGTGCATTTGTTTTAATTGGTTGTGTAGGATTGGTTTGGCTTATAAATAGGAAGAATCGAGCTAGAGGGGGGGAAGAGGATTTAGGCTTTGAGTTTTCCATGGACGATGAATTTGAACTAGGTACTGGGCCGAGGAAATTTTCCAACAAAGAACTTGTTCGTGCGACTAATGATTTTGCAAAGGAAAATAAGCTTGGAGAAGGAGGGTTCGGTGGGGTTTATAAAGGATTTTTAAGAGATTTGAATTCCTATGTTGCTGTGAAAAGGGTGTCAAGGGGATCCAAACAGGGGATAAAGGAATATGCGTCCGAGTTGAAGATCATTAGTCGACTGAGACATAGGAATTTGGTGCAACTAATTGGTTGGTGCCACGAGAAGAAAGATCTCCTACTCATTTACGAATTTATGTCAAATGGTAGCTTAGATTCGCATCTTTTCAAACGCAAGAGCTTGTTAACATGGGCAACGCGGTACAACATTTCTCGAGGCTTGGCGTCTGCATTGCTGTACTTGCACGAAGAATGGGAACAATGCGTTTTGCACAGGGACATTAAGGCAAGCAACATCATGTTAGATTCAAGTTTCAATGCGAAGCTCGGAGATTTTGGCTTAGCTAGGCTGGTGGAGCATGCAAAAGGAGCACAAACCACGGCAGTGGCCGGGACCATGGGCTATATGGCACCAGAATGTTTTATCTCGGGCAGGGCTAGCAAGGAGTCAGATATATACAGTTTTGGGATTGTGGCTCTGGAGATAGCCTGTGGACGAAAACTAATTGAAACCAAGTCCACAGAAGAAGCAATTATGTTGGTAGAGTGGGTTTGGGGGCTTTATGGAAAGGGAAAGCTTCTCGATTCAGCCGACCCCAGATTATGTGGAGATTTTGATCGGCAGGAAATGGAACGTTTGATGATTGTTGGGCTTTGGTGTGCTCATCCAGATCACACTCTCAGACCTTCAATTAGGAAAGCCATTCAGGTGCTTGATTTTGAAGCTTCACTTCCCATTCTAGCACCAAAGATGCCAGTGCCAACCTATCTTGATCCTCCAGTTGGACCATCATCTGCATCTTCTGCTACCGCTTCTGACCAAGTCCTGCTCTCTGAGTCTACGAGCCATAGTATTTACAGAGTTTCCTCACAATTCAATACATCGTCCGCGGCATCTTCTTCATCTGCCATACTTTTATACTCGCACTCTGACAATTAA
- the LOC122312435 gene encoding L-type lectin-domain containing receptor kinase IX.1-like isoform X2, giving the protein MQWITGVEPRIHNRCIFGIKSQENSPTSTPASLLSSIRKAETAIQMGSLSSSQAPIFLHLLQQMALALALRAVEFDTYRNRRWDPVEPVREHVGINVNNLTSQNSTPWYSVIKENRTYSASISYRSSTQNLSVTFTGFNGVNGTVPVQQHLSSIVAFEDQLPEWVEFGFSSSTGFSTELHVLCSWSFESTPPFFIRKSAEPNKNGDDGKKKLVVGLSVGAFVLIGCVGLVWLINRKKRDRGEEENLGFEFSMDDEFEQGTGPKKFSYKELVGATNDFAEENKLGEGGFGGVYKGFLRDLNSYVAVKRVSRGSKQGIKEYASEVKIISRLRHRNLVQLIGWCHEQKDLLLIYEYMSNGSLDSHLFKRKSLLTWATRYNVSRGLASALLYLHEEWEQCVLHRDIKASNIMLDSSFNAKLGDFGLARLVEHAKGAQTTKLAGTMGYMAPECFISGRASKESDIYSFGIVALEIACGRKQIETKATEEAIMLVEWVWELYGKGKLLDASDPRLHGDFDRQEMERLMIVGLWCAHPDHALRPSIRKAIHVLDFEASLPILAPKMPVPTYLDPPVGPSSASSATASDQVQLSESTSHSIHTGSSQFNTSSTASSSATILLYSHSDN; this is encoded by the exons ATGCAGTGGATAACTGGGGTCGAGCCACGTATTCACAACCGATGCATCTTTGGGATAAAGAGTCAGGAAAACTCGCCGACTTCAACACCAGCTTCTCTTTTATCATCTATTCGGAAGGCAGAGACAGCTATTCAGATGGGCTCACTTTCTTCCTCGCAAGCCCCGATCTTCCTCCACCTTCTCCAACAGATGGCGTTGGCATTGGCCTTGCGAGCC GTGGAGTTTGATACTTATCGGAATAGAAGATGGGATCCGGTTGAGCCCGTTCGTGAACATGTTGGTATCAATGTCAACAATCTAACATCCCAGAACTCAACACCATGGTATAGTGTCATTAAAGAGAACAGAACATATAGTGCTAGTATTAGCTATCGTTCTAGCACGCAGAATTTGAGTGTCACCTTCACTGGATTCAACGGTGTCAATGGCACCGTGCCAGTTCAACAGCACCTTTCATCTATAGTTGCTTTTGAAGATCAGTTACCAGAATGGGTTGAATTTGGCTTCTCTTCCTCAACAGGATTTTCGACCGAGTTGCATGTTCTTTGTTCGTGGTCCTTCGAATCGACGCCACCTTTTTTCATTCGGAAATCTGCAGAACCTAACAAGAATGGAGACGACGGCAAGAAAAAATTGGTGGTGGGGCTGAGCGTCGGTGCATTTGTTTTAATTGGTTGTGTAGGATTGGTTTGGCTTATAAATAGGAAGAAGCGAGATAGAGGGGAAGAAGAGAATTTAGGCTTTGAGTTTTCCATGGACGACGAATTTGAACAAGGTACTGGGCCAAAGAAGTTTTCCTACAAAGAACTTGTTGGTGCCACTAATGATTTTGCAGAGGAAAATAAGCTTGGAGAAGGAGGGTTCGGTGGGGTTTATAAAGGATTTTTAAGAGACTTGAATTCCTATGTTGCTGTGAAAAGGGTGTCACGGGGATCCAAACAGGGGATAAAGGAATATGCGTCCGAGGTGAAGATCATTAGTCGACTGAGACATAGGAATTTGGTGCAACTAATTGGTTGGTGCCATGAGCAGAAAGATCTCCTACTCATTTACGAATATATGTCAAATGGTAGCTTAGATTCGCATCTTTTCAAACGCAAGAGCTTGTTAACATGGGCAACGCGGTACAACGTTTCTCGAGGCTTGGCGTCTGCATTGCTGTACTTGCACGAAGAATGGGAACAATGCGTTTTGCACAGGGACATTAAGGCAAGCAACATCATGTTAGATTCAAGTTTCAATGCGAAGCTCGGAGATTTCGGCTTAGCTAGGCTGGTGGAGCATGCAAAAGGAGCACAAACCACGAAATTGGCCGGGACCATGGGCTATATGGCACCAGAATGTTTTATCTCGGGCAGGGCTAGCAAGGAGTCTGATATATACAGTTTTGGGATTGTGGCTCTGGAGATAGCCTGTGGACGAAAACAAATTGAAACCAAAGCCACAGAAGAAGCAATTATGTTGGTAGAGTGGGTTTGGGAGCTTTATGGAAAGGGAAAGCTTCTTGATGCATCCGACCCCAGATTACATGGAGATTTTGATCGGCAGGAAATGGAACGTTTGATGATTGTTGGGCTTTGGTGTGCTCATCCAGATCACGCTCTCAGACCTTCAATTAGGAAAGCCATTCATGTGCTTGATTTTGAAGCTTCACTTCCCATTCTGGCACCTAAGATGCCAGTGCCAACCTATCTTGATCCTCCAGTTGGGCCATCATCTGCATCTTCTGCTACCGCTTCTGACCAAGTCCAGCTCTCTGAGTCTACGAGCCATAGTATTCACACAGGGTCCTCACAATTCAATACATCTTCTACAGCATCATCTTCAGCAACCATACTTTTATACTCGCACTCTGACAATTAA